From Daucus carota subsp. sativus chromosome 6, DH1 v3.0, whole genome shotgun sequence:
ACATGAGGAAAAAGTGTCAAAAGGGTCTAAAGTGTTGAAATTAAGGGATGTAAAGTgattattataaaactatatggGTCCAAAGTGCATTTAGCTGAAAGGGGTGCAAAATGCATTTAACttgtgaaataataattttcctaTTTGCACATTCAGTTTTGGCATTGTTAGAATAATGGATATGCCAATATTGTCTCATTGGAAGCTTCTGTGGCTCCTGTCAATGTTGTGCAGTGGTTCGGAGTTCAGACGACTAAGAGCCTATTTGCTTGAGCTTATGACTAATAAATTAATGTGACTTATGATTTAACGTGACTTACGTGATAAGCTGGAAGATTAAAATatctgtttgggtaattttgacttattaatgacttataatttattagaaatataataataaaaataaaaattatttatagataatttatgttttatgagtaattttctaAAAACATTAATTCAATGAAAAAAGTATCTCAAACTAAGttctggctttaagtcagtttATGACTTATTTTTGACATTAGGCCGGCTTTTGacttattaaacaaataaacatttttcaatttaaagttaaaaccaactttaAGCCGAGACAAACAGGCTCTAAATCTTTGATCTACTTAATGGGGTGTTTCATGTTTGGTCACGCTTAAAATAAGTACTTTCGGGCTTCTTGTAGCACTTTAAGCTGATTCTGCTTTTTACCTAGTGTTTGGCAAAAGAAGCAGAATTgctttttttggtttttttaagcTAGAAGCTGGAAGCCAGAAAAGCTAGCTTTTTTTTAGGCTTTTTTAGTGATTTGCATTTCATTATGaagtttttgaattttaatatgtaataaaatttatttattaataaagtttcttttattttaataatttgatttcttttaattcataaatttaaattaccaaacactcaATTGACTTGTAAGTAAAAGTTACCCAAACACTTTTGATAACTTATAAGTCTAAGTTCACTTATCACTTACAATCCACTTCATTacttttaagcaataagtcacttcttttaaactaagCCAAACGGCCCTAAAGAGTGTCCTTTTTCGACTTGACATTGTGAATTGTCATAGATCATACATGATGTCTTATTTTGGCCACTTGGAGATTTCCTGCTCTTTATTTTCTCTTACATCATTTTTTCTGGTATTAATATAGGTTATAGAACACAAACCGTATGACCACAAGGCCGATATATATAGTTTCGGGGTTGTAGTATGGGAGCTATTAACCGGAAAGGTAATATATATTGACAGATTTGTATTCGTACTACAATAAGATGAAATGTATGTTAATTATATTCAAATGCATTGTCATGTTGTTTTTCCAGCTTCCCTACGAGAACTTAACGCCAGTTCAAGCAGCTGTTGGAGTTGTCCAAAAGGTAATTGCATGGTATTACCTATTCTTCTTATGTGACTTGACGTATCGATGTTcctagtatatatttatatgaaatcAATGCGAGACGAATAACCTAAGTAATTTGAGGATGTAACATGTTTTGGTCTTGATTGATTTTTTATCAGGGGCTGCGGCCAACCATTCCCAAGCACACTCTTCCAAAGCTTGCTGAGCTTCTTGAGAATTGCTGGCAGCAAGACCCAGCGTTAAGGCCCGACTTCACTGAAATAATAAAGATATTACAGCAGATAGTTAAGGAGGTAGTCCTCTCTTTTGGTATCAGAATAGCATTCataattatatgtttatgaACACATATATGAAGTTTTGGAACTACTCCAGCTAATAATAAATGTAATTAATTGTGTTATCAGGCATTggcatatactccctccgtcccatttaattctagtTCACTATTTGGCACGCACTTTGATGcttctataaaatatgattctattacttatttttaagattttctttttctaaatataaatttaacagtttaattttttatcaggaaaaaaataattttaaaacaagttatagaactatactttagaggagcattaaagtgtgtgccgctccccctgcatatacaactcaaggggacggagggagtatttgttttgattgatcatgctggattttatgtaatattattagataCCAACTATGTACTATATCACGAATCTTTCTTACAGATGTGAGctcttatatatctatatatttctaTCATTTGTGACTGAACATCATATAATATTCTGAATTTGAATATAAAGGTCATCTTCGAATGTCTATGTGCAATTGAAATTCATAGGTTGATTATGAATCTGGGCACTTGCAGGTTGGAGATGAAGGGGAGAGTCATCACAAAGAGAAGACATCTGGTAGATTTCTTTCTGTCCTCAGGCGGAATCATCACTAAACGGAGTAAACTGGTGATGATCGGTTCTTATACATTTTTTGGTGGCGGTAATGGCTTATTATGTACTACCTAGTGTTATTTGATTCAATATCTTTCCTGTCCACAGTTGTTTATTATAGTCCtgattttttgtttagttaCTACACCATTTTGTACTGAAGGGTGTtgttatctgataatatatatgtttgataGTTTGAGTGGTACACACCAGAAATTGCATTTCGCATAGTACTTTCATTTCATTCACTGATacaaatacagaaaaatcatGAAGACTTTTCACTGTCACTAGTGCTTAATGTTTTTTGCTTCTGCCTCGAAAATTGGGATCTGTTTGTCATAGAAGGCCTGGTGTTATGAATTTGTTGTCTTCTGTGAAAGAGACGGGATAAATTTAAACGGaaacaaatcaaatattcaGGGGTTGGAAAAGGGGAAGGCGGGCGGGCTCTTGACCGAGATATGAGGTGCTTGGGGCTCATGATCAAATCATGGTGCTGTTGGGGGAGGGGACTCATGCTCAACAAATCAAGTATGAGGTGCTTGCAGGAGGTGTGGGcaagctaatttttttttgagtttgacaGGTCTGACCACCTCGGGCTCAGGTCACATGTTTACaaaatttacaatatttatatatagtatatgggTTAGTCCCAGGCCAAATCATCATGATCCCCAACATACACATGCTATGAcctaatatatcattttaatttttggtcATGCTATGAcctaatatatcattttaatttttggtcATGAGATGCGGCAGGAGGTGTGGGAAAggtaactttttttttgttgttgttgagtGTTTGACAAGTCTGACCACCTGAGATCTTAGGGCTCAGGTCACAAGTTTACAACATTTGTAATATGTGTATATACTATATGAGTCGAGTATACTATATGAGTCGAGTTCAGGTAGGAAGTTTATGATATTTGcaatatgtacatatattatatgaGTCGAGTTCAGGTGGGATACGGATCACCCGCATGTATGCGGGATCGaacatatcatttttggatcgtTGAATAAATATCCGGCGGTCAggattataacaatttttttaacatattttaaggattataatattttgggtATTCATAATACTTTAACCGCTAAATTATTGGGAAAGTGTAAAAGTGTGTATAACCAATTGCATGAATTGGGGGTTTCTAACATTCTGATTAAGCAGAAAAGGTTGACTTGTGGCAAATAGATATGGAGACGTGATTTACGTAACAATATATCTGCATGCATGAATCCATAAAGAAAGAGAAAGATATGTAGGCCTAAAATGAAGCACAAGCATGCAATTTCATAATCTCCACCCTCTGTCTCTGATTCATTTCTCAGCAACACCAACAACAGCTAGCACTTGATTTCTATTGCATTCTCTTTCTCAAAACCATCGATTTTATCACATATTTCTGCACCTAAACTTGATGTATTCAATCGTAAGACAATGTTTTATGAGACATAATATGTCTGTTAGCTCTGATTCATGGATTTTTCTATGAAACGCAAGTCGGATGGGCGTAACTCGGAACACCACCACGACTTGAGCCTCGAGCACCTCCCCATTCTCGCCAATCACCGTGGCTCGTCCTCTGCCCCCTCCTCCCCCTCCTACTCCTCCTCCTCCCCCTCCTCCAGCTCTGAAGAACACGGAGAAATCATTGTGGATATAGACGCTTCATCCTCTGAGCCTAAGGCTCCCTCCAACGACCCGTCTTTGTGGCGCCAATCGAGCTATGAATTTTGGACGGATCAGAAAGTAGGAGACGATACCGTAGAAGAACAACCAATGGCTGACTTGGAGAAGAATCAGTCTGCGTCTGCAGGCCGTCCTCCTCGTATCATGGAGAATAATCGCTCTAAAGTCTCGTTTCAAACGCCTTCTAGAAAGTTCTCCGAAGATGAAAATGATAACCCTCGCAGCAACACGCCAGGGGCAGCCGAAGACAGTGTGTCGGGTCACTGCTACTCCAGAAGACTGCCATCAAATGCAGGCGGTGACCGCGATGAGGTGATCAAATGCACTTCTTTTCAGAAGAGGCCTAGTTTCTTATTGTCAACCAAAACTGTCTCCAGGCTTAGTGACCCGCCTGTGTCTGACCGGAGGACTGATCGCGTGCCTGCATCAGGGCCTCTCAAGTCGGGTAAGGTTTCTGGAATGCTTGAGAAAGTGCCCGGTATAGATGATGACGACGACGATGATGACATATTACTTGATGATGTGCCTTCTGACGATTTCAAGACAGCCAAGCTTGACGCTTTGACGTTATTACAGTGGATTAGTCTATTCACGATTGTGAGCCTTTTCATCTGTAGTCTTGTGATTCCCAAATGGAAGCGGGCAGAATTTCGGGGACTGGAGTTATGGAAATGGGAGGTCTTGGTGCTTGTTTTGATCTGTGGTAGACTGGTTTCAGGGTGGGGGATTAGAATCATTGTCTTCTTTTTCGAGAGAAATTTTATGCTGCGGAAACGAGTTCTGTATTTTGTTTATGGTCTACGGAAGGCTGTGCAGAATTGTATATGGTTAGGTCTGGTTTTGATAGCCTGGCAGTGTTTCTTTGACCAGAAGATTGAAGGTAATAATGAATTCTTGTGGTTTATCAACAAGTTGATGTGGTGTATGTTGACAGCTACGTTGCTTTGGCTACTGAAGACTCTGATGGTTAAGGTCCTTGCTTCTTCGTTCCATGTGAGCACCTTCTTTGATCGGATTCAGGACTCGTTGTTTAATCAGTATGTGATTGAGATGTTATCAGGGCCGCCTCTTATAGAGTTGCAGAACAATCAAGATGAGGACGAGAGGACGATGATTGAAATCTCAAAGCTCCAGAGTGCAGGGGCTACTCTGCCCCCTGATCTGAGATCAGCCATTCCATCCCCAGCAGCAAAGAGTGGCAGAGGATCCCAAACCCCTGGTAGATCGGAAACTGATAGCAAAAAGTTTTCAGGGGCATTGACGATTAATAGTAAGAGACAGGAGGAAACCATAACAATAGATCATTTGCATAAGCTGAACCCCAAGAACATCTCTGCCTGGAACATGAAAAGGTtgatgaatttagtccgacatGGCTCTCTTTGTACCCTCGATGAGCAGATACAGGATCTCACGAATGAGGATGATAATAATAAGCAGATCACAAGTGAATATGAGGCTAAACTTGCAGCAAGGAAGATATTTAAAAACGTGGCAAGGCCGCGGTCCAAGTAAGTAATGGCCTCTGCAACTTCATCGTTTAGATACTGGGACTTACTACTTGCTACTCCATGCTTCATTCTACAATCTAGATGAATTGCTGCTGCTAACTTTACTTTTTGTATCCGCCAGGTACATCTACATGAGTGACTTACTGCGTTTTTTGGGAGAGGAAGAGGCGATGAAGGCTATGGCTATACTAGAAGGATCATCTGATTCTGACAGAATAAGCAAGAAAGATCTCAAGAACTGGGTGGTATCAACTTTAACTACTTACTCATATTCATCCCCATATCTGTTTGATGCCATTTCTAATATCTTCGCCTTTAGGTGAATGCATTTAGAGAACGAAGAGCACTGGCCTTGACGCTTAATGATACAAAAACAGCCGTAAACAAACTTCATCATATGGTGAATGTATTAGTTGGAGTTATCATCTTCATTATCTGCATTCTGATACTGGGACTTGCTTCCACGCAATTTTTGCTCGCGGTCAGCTCTCAGATAGTTGTTGTGACATTTATATTTGGAAATACCTGCAAGACTGTATTTGAAGCTATCATCTTCTTGTTTGTGATTCACCCTTTTGATGTTGGGGATCGTTGTGAAATTGGTGGAACTCAGGTACCAAACCACTTTAAACTAACGCAAATCCAAGGTAAGCGTGATTTTTAAATCTGAAATTATCATTTTGCAGATGATTGTTGAAGAAATGAACATTCTGACTACAGTATTCTTAAGATATGACAGCcagaaaattatatatccaAATAGTACTCTCTCAACAATTCCTATTCATAACTACTACCGGAGTCCGGACATGGATGATGCAATTGATTTTTACCTTCATATCGCTACCCCGATAGAGAAGATCAATTTGATGAAGCAGAAAATTTTGAGGTACACTGCTGAAAAAGTCATAATGCTCATTATGTCTAAACAGATACAACTTACAGAGTTTCTTAACTCTTGCAGTTACATCGAAAACAAGAAGGACCACTGGTACCCGAATGCCATACTTGTAACGCGGGACACTGATCAGTTGAACAGGATTAGAATGTCTTTATGGCCAACACATAAAATGAATCACCAAAACATGATTGAGAGATATAACCGGAGATCTCTCCTCGTGGAAGAGATACTTAAAACCGTCAAAGAACTGGGAATCGAGTATCAGCTGTATCCCCTTGACATCAATGTCAAAAACATGGCCGATATCACCTCCACAAGAATGCCCTCTACTTGGACAAGTCCTTCTTGAGAAGATCACCACTGAGTTCCTGCAAAAAATGTAGATAAATTTTCAAACTTCTGTGGAATGCAGAATGAGAGAATTTATAATGTAAAATGTTGAACACGGCGACATAATCTTCTACTTGGCATGGGTggatttaaatcaaaaatcatctGCAGAAACTTTTGATAGTCTATAGGAGCGACTACTGCAATCCTACAAAGGAGCATTGTAGAGAGTCCATGTAGCTAGCATCTTTAGTAAAGTCGCTCTCAAGGATATGTAGTACCATGACATGTTTCTGTGTCTTTCATAATTTCAGTTAAGACAACGTCAATGTACAGTAATTCATtatgcaaaaagaaaaagaagaagaagaagaaaacagCCAACACTTACAAACCTTTTCTTCTGCAATAGTTAAAAGTTGTACTCTAAATTGGAGGTGATCATAGAATATGtccataattttcattccttcgaTTATTCCATTCTATGCTATTGAACTATATATTTTGGTGGGAATGCTTATTTCACAGCTAATCATGTTCCCATACAATCTACATCATAAAAAATTCGAACTCActtatatttaatcattattgtctcgtactttcttctttcttcataaaactttataaattttCCATCCATTCCCtctttcattccattccatccaagtgaacaccaATCATACAAAAAACTTTGAAATTTAACATGATTAATAAAcctatatatacaaacaattcATTGTGCATATATGAATAGACAAAATCCATTTCATCGAAGAACCTGGCTTTTCTTTCAATGTGAGAGGTTATAAACAATCCTTCCTTGAAAAAGCTCCTGGTCTTTCCTCAACGTGATTATCttgtcaaaaagaaaaatgttgGAGGTGAATATTTTACAGCATCATCTAGTGATTGTGCACAATTAGTTAAGTCTAGACAATCACCATGTACCATCACTGTCGATCAAGTTCCTTTGACAGGTACCTGTTTGTGATATTAGGATCAAGGTGGTAGCAATGTATCTTTATGAACATGGTGGTAATAATCTCACAGCATAACTCAGGGAAGCATATATGTGGGAGCTTAAAATAGGACAAGTTTGAGGTCTGCGTGTACACTATTCATTTAAAGAAACTTAACGCTGTCCTCGTATAGTTCTTCGCTGCGCAGAAGAAGAAATTCAACACAACCAACTCTTACAAACTTTTCCTTTGGCAACAAAACATCCAATattcttcctatcaatcctcaATGGACTTTTTGTGCGTATCATTAATTCTTTAACCAAATGCTTCACAGGGGACTCCCCTCTAACTGTACTGTGCTTGCCTGACCCACAAATAATCCTTACCTCTGCTGGAATGTCTTCTTGCCCAAGTTGAAATCTTGTCCGCACCTCATCAAACCATTGTAAGATTATCAAGTAGGCAGAACCCAAATGCATTCCATGCAAATCCAACTTCAGTTCTAAAGATGCCCATCCCATTGCCTCCACCAAGACGGAGGACACGATCAACTCCTGGACCAACATATTCTCCTTATCATACAAACAAGCTAGCAACTCATTCAAAGAAAGGGGGATGCTTTTTGGATCTTGTAGCATTGACATAATTGATGGGCATGCATTTAAGACTGTATTGTATGTTCGAATTGAAAGGGGAACATTTAGATACTTCATTTGCTGAAGCCATGAAACCATTTCCAAAAGCTCACCGTGAGCTCCCAAGGATGAGAGCACCATATTGAAACTAACAGTGTCCATTTTGATCCCATCACTCTCCATTTTAGATAAAAGTCTGCTCATTTCTTTGAACAAGCCTATTCTTCCATA
This genomic window contains:
- the LOC108227872 gene encoding mechanosensitive ion channel protein 6-like isoform X2, which produces MDFSMKRKSDGRNSEHHHDLSLEHLPILANHRGSSSAPSSPSYSSSSPSSSSEEHGEIIVDIDASSSEPKAPSNDPSLWRQSSYEFWTDQKVGDDTVEEQPMADLEKNQSASAGRPPRIMENNRSKVSFQTPSRKFSEDENDNPRSNTPGAAEDSVSGHCYSRRLPSNAGGDRDEVIKCTSFQKRPSFLLSTKTVSRLSDPPVSDRRTDRVPASGPLKSGKVSGMLEKVPGIDDDDDDDDILLDDVPSDDFKTAKLDALTLLQWISLFTIVSLFICSLVIPKWKRAEFRGLELWKWEVLVLVLICGRLVSGWGIRIIVFFFERNFMLRKRVLYFVYGLRKAVQNCIWLGLVLIAWQCFFDQKIEGNNEFLWFINKLMWCMLTATLLWLLKTLMVKVLASSFHVSTFFDRIQDSLFNQYVIEMLSGPPLIELQNNQDEDERTMIEISKLQSAGATLPPDLRSAIPSPAAKSGRGSQTPGRSETDSKKFSGALTINSKRQEETITIDHLHKLNPKNISAWNMKRLMNLVRHGSLCTLDEQIQDLTNEDDNNKQITSEYEAKLAARKIFKNVARPRSKYIYMSDLLRFLGEEEAMKAMAILEGSSDSDRISKKDLKNWVVNAFRERRALALTLNDTKTAVNKLHHMVNVLVGVIIFIICILILGLASTQFLLAVSSQIVVVTFIFGNTCKTVFEAIIFLFVIHPFDVGDRCEIGGTQMIVEEMNILTTVFLRYDSQKIIYPNSTLSTIPIHNYYRSPDMDDAIDFYLHIATPIEKINLMKQKILSYIENKKDHWYPNAILVTRDTDQLNRIRMSLWPTHKMNHQNMIERYNRRSLLVEEILKTVKELGIEYQLYPLDINVKNMADITSTRMPSTWTSPS
- the LOC108227872 gene encoding mechanosensitive ion channel protein 6-like isoform X1, with amino-acid sequence MDFSMKRKSDGRNSEHHHDLSLEHLPILANHRGSSSAPSSPSYSSSSPSSSSEEHGEIIVDIDASSSEPKAPSNDPSLWRQSSYEFWTDQKVGDDTVEEQPMADLEKNQSASAGRPPRIMENNRSKVSFQTPSRKFSEDENDNPRSNTPGAAEDSVSGHCYSRRLPSNAGGDRDEVIKCTSFQKRPSFLLSTKTVSRLSDPPVSDRRTDRVPASGPLKSGKVSGMLEKVPGIDDDDDDDDILLDDVPSDDFKTAKLDALTLLQWISLFTIVSLFICSLVIPKWKRAEFRGLELWKWEVLVLVLICGRLVSGWGIRIIVFFFERNFMLRKRVLYFVYGLRKAVQNCIWLGLVLIAWQCFFDQKIEGNNEFLWFINKLMWCMLTATLLWLLKTLMVKVLASSFHVSTFFDRIQDSLFNQYVIEMLSGPPLIELQNNQDEDERTMIEISKLQSAGATLPPDLRSAIPSPAAKSGRGSQTPGRSETDSKKFSGALTINSKRQEETITIDHLHKLNPKNISAWNMKRLMNLVRHGSLCTLDEQIQDLTNEDDNNKQITSEYEAKLAARKIFKNVARPRSKYIYMSDLLRFLGEEEAMKAMAILEGSSDSDRISKKDLKNWVVNAFRERRALALTLNDTKTAVNKLHHMVNVLVGVIIFIICILILGLASTQFLLAVSSQIVVVTFIFGNTCKTVFEAIIFLFVIHPFDVGDRCEIGGTQMIVEEMNILTTVFLRYDSQKIIYPNSTLSTIPIHNYYRSPDMDDAIDFYLHIATPIEKINLMKQKILRYTAEKVIMLIMSKQIQLTEFLNSCSYIENKKDHWYPNAILVTRDTDQLNRIRMSLWPTHKMNHQNMIERYNRRSLLVEEILKTVKELGIEYQLYPLDINVKNMADITSTRMPSTWTSPS
- the LOC108227872 gene encoding mechanosensitive ion channel protein 6-like isoform X3, whose translation is MDFSMKRKSDGRNSEHHHDLSLEHLPILANHRGSSSAPSSPSYSSSSPSSSSEEHGEIIVDIDASSSEPKAPSNDPSLWRQSSYEFWTDQKVGDDTVEEQPMADLEKNQSASAGRPPRIMENNRSKVSFQTPSRKFSEDENDNPRSNTPGAAEDSVSGHCYSRRLPSNAGGDRDEVIKCTSFQKRPSFLLSTKTVSRLSDPPVSDRRTDRVPASGPLKSGKVSGMLEKVPGIDDDDDDDDILLDDVPSDDFKTAKLDALTLLQWISLFTIVSLFICSLVIPKWKRAEFRGLELWKWEVLVLVLICGRLVSGWGIRIIVFFFERNFMLRKRVLYFVYGLRKAVQNCIWLGLVLIAWQCFFDQKIEGNNEFLWFINKLMWCMLTATLLWLLKTLMVKVLASSFHVSTFFDRIQDSLFNQYVIEMLSGPPLIELQNNQDEDERTMIEISKLQSAGATLPPDLRSAIPSPAAKSGRGSQTPGRSETDSKKFSGALTINSKRQEETITIDHLHKLNPKNISAWNMKRLMNLVRHGSLCTLDEQIQDLTNEDDNNKQITSEYEAKLAARKIFKNVARPRSKYIYMSDLLRFLGEEEAMKAMAILEGSSDSDRISKKDLKNWVVNAFRERRALALTLNDTKTAVNKLHHMVNVLVGVIIFIICILILGLASTQFLLAVSSQIVVVTFIFGNTCKTVFEAIIFLFVIHPFDVGDRCEIGGTQVPNHFKLTQIQDMTARKLYIQIVLSQQFLFITTTGVRTWMMQLIFTFISLPR